A region of Desulfuromonas sp. TF DNA encodes the following proteins:
- a CDS encoding DUF3147 family protein, translated as MYFLIKVLVTAVVIAAVSELAKRSLPLAAILASLPLTSILAMLWLYRDTGNELLVVDLSQQIFWALLPSLLFFVLLPWMIRWGLRFELAICGAMIIMVFGYLLYAWVISRFGINL; from the coding sequence ATGTATTTTCTCATCAAGGTGCTAGTGACGGCGGTGGTGATCGCCGCCGTATCCGAACTGGCCAAACGCTCCCTTCCCCTGGCCGCCATCCTGGCCTCCCTGCCGCTGACCTCCATCCTTGCCATGCTGTGGCTCTACCGGGACACCGGGAATGAACTCCTCGTCGTCGATCTCTCCCAACAGATATTCTGGGCCCTTCTTCCATCTCTTCTCTTTTTCGTCCTTCTCCCCTGGATGATCCGATGGGGGCTCCGCTTCGAGCTCGCCATCTGCGGCGCCATGATCATCATGGTTTTCGGGTATCTACTCTATGCGTGGGTTATCAGCCGCTTCGGCATCAATCTTTAG
- a CDS encoding NAD(P)H-binding protein — translation MPENELNVVTGAYSFTGKYIARRLLSAGKKVKTLTSHSDREHPFGETVPAIPYNFGDPEALAESLSGATTLYNTYWIRFEHRQATFEQAVANTEILLQAAREAGLRRCIHISAVAADENSTFRYFRAKGRAERIVRESGLSWAILRPTVLFGKESILFNNIAWLLRRYPVFAVPDSRRSELQPIHVDDVAELAVRVGRSEENLCLNAGGPETYAFDQLVRLMAKEIGTHVRLLRVKPKRILQFTRMLSGRVKDVLLTEDEIEGLARNLLTSPAEPAGHTLFSEWLKQHADTLGDTYISELERHFD, via the coding sequence ATGCCGGAAAACGAGCTCAATGTGGTCACCGGAGCCTACAGCTTCACCGGCAAATACATCGCGCGGCGATTGCTCTCCGCCGGCAAAAAGGTGAAAACCCTCACCAGCCATTCCGATCGCGAACACCCTTTCGGCGAGACGGTGCCGGCGATTCCGTACAACTTTGGAGACCCTGAGGCTCTGGCTGAGAGTCTGTCCGGCGCGACCACTCTATACAATACCTACTGGATCCGTTTCGAACATCGGCAGGCTACCTTCGAACAGGCCGTCGCAAATACGGAAATCCTCCTTCAGGCGGCCCGCGAGGCCGGCTTGCGCCGTTGCATTCATATCAGTGCCGTTGCCGCCGATGAAAACTCCACGTTTCGCTACTTCCGGGCAAAGGGCAGGGCCGAACGCATCGTGCGCGAATCGGGGCTTTCCTGGGCTATTCTCCGCCCCACCGTCCTCTTCGGCAAGGAGAGCATCCTTTTCAACAATATCGCCTGGCTGCTGCGCCGCTATCCTGTCTTCGCTGTTCCCGATTCCAGGCGCAGCGAACTACAGCCTATCCATGTCGACGATGTCGCCGAACTGGCGGTTAGAGTCGGCCGGAGCGAGGAAAATTTGTGCCTCAATGCCGGGGGTCCCGAAACCTACGCCTTCGACCAACTGGTCCGTCTCATGGCCAAAGAGATAGGCACTCACGTCCGCCTCCTGCGGGTAAAGCCGAAACGGATACTTCAGTTCACCCGTATGCTCAGCGGACGAGTCAAAGACGTCCTCCTGACGGAGGACGAAATCGAAGGGCTGGCACGCAACTTGCTGACATCACCTGCAGAGCCCGCTGGACACACCCTTTTCAGCGAATGGCTGAAACAGCATGCCGACACCCTCGGCGACACGTATATTTCCGAATTGGAGCGTCATTTCGACTGA